The DNA sequence TGGCTCCAATGTATAATGCTCATCGCATGGTGGAAGACTATGCGCGGTTTGCTTATTTGCCAGCTTATAAAAATTATTTGGCACTTTCTCGTAACGGTTTTGCCCCGGCCAAAGATCTGGCTGCCTGGAGAATGGAGTTAATGACCAAGTGGAGTGATGTGAAAATCAGGAATGTGCGCTCTCAAAGCTTTGACGAAATTTTTGCCGACGATAGGGTCCGGGTCGAGGCGGAACTCTTTATCAATGGCTTGCGCCCAGAGGATGTCAGGATGGAGATTTATGCCGGGGCAGTGGATGTGGAAGGCAATTTCACTGATCGCAAAACAGAAACCATGCAGTCCAAGAGTCAGACCGGTGATGGCTGGATTCTCTATGAAGGGTACATAACACCTGATAATACCGGCAGATTTGGCTTTACAGTCAGGGTCCTTCCTTCTCATCCACTTCTTTTAGACCCCCATTGCCTGGGCCTGATTCATTGGGCACAGTGACGCGTGAAAGAGGAAGTTAGGAAGTTGAGAAGAAAAGAAGTAAAGGCAGGCACAATACATAGCTTCTTTTCAACTACCAATCATCCTGGCTTCCCAGCCTCATAACCTCTTAGCTTTATCAAAATCAAAGTCGTGAGTGTGAAAAAGAAGATCAGGGCAGATATTTTATTATATGAACAGGGCTTGGCTGAATCCAGAGAAAAAGCCAAGCGACTGATTATGGCTGGCCAGGTTTTTATGGAAAAGGATGGCCGGCAGGTGCTTGTTGCCAAGCCTGGCCAGAGCGTTGATCCTGGAGTTCGTTTAAGACTCAAAGAACAGGATCGATTTGTCAGCCGAGGAGGCTATAAGCTGTTAACAGCCATAGAGCATTTTAAGGTGGAGGTTGACGGTAAAATCTGTCTGGATGTAGGCGCGTCAACCGGGGGGTTTACTGATTGTTTGCTCCAGATGGGCGCACAGAAAGTTTACGCTCTGGATGTAGGGCATGGTCAGTTGCACTGGAAGCTGCGGCAAGACCCGCGGGTGATCAACTTGGAAAAGATAAATATTCGGTATGCCCCGGCAGATTTGCTTCCAGAGCCGGTACATTTGATTGTTCTGGATTGTTCCTTTATTTCCTTACGCCTGACTTTGCCTGCGAGTCTGAAGTTTCTGGCTCCAGGAGGCGAGGTTATTGCCCTGGTTAAGCCTCAGTTTGAGGTGGGCCGGGGACAGACCGTTAAAGGTGTTGTCAAATCTCAGGAAAAGATAAATGAAGTTTTGAATGGTCTGGTTCATTTTGCACAAAATGAGCTTGGCCTTGAATTCTTGGGCTCTGTTCCGGCCATGATCAAGGGCCCAAAAGGGAATCAAGAATATTTGGTTTATTTTAAAGCAAAAGTATAGTGTGTGGATGTTAAACATTAGATGTTGGAGGTTAGGTAAAACAACTCAATAAAGCTGAAGCTCGGAGCTGAAAGCTTTTCTTTGGGTGGCAGTTAGTTTCAGTCATGACTCACGATTAAAAGCTTTGGGCCGCGATTTAAATTGAGCTTTTACTTAATAGAAGAGGGTAAGATATGCATAAAGTTTGTCTTACGAATCCAGAAACCAGAATCCAGAAGCCAAGAACAGAAAAGAGACTCAATAGAATCAGTCAGGTGCTGGCCAGACGGCAGAAAGATTTGACCCTGATTATTAATAATGTCCATGATCCGCATAATGTCTCAGCGATTTTACGCAGTTGTGATGCCTTTGGAGTGCAGAAGGTCCACCTTTATTATTCTCAGGAGGCCTTCCCTTGTCTGGGGAAAAAGTCTTCGGCTTCAGCCAAGAAATGGGTGGATTGTATAAGGCACAGACAAGCAGAGAAAATGGTTACCGAGCTCAAAGAACAGGGATTTAAACTGGTGGGCACCGGTTTTAGTGAGCGGGCTGTTCCCTTGACCGAATGGGATTTTACAAAACCCACAGCCGTTATTCTTGGCAACGAGCATAGAGGCATGGATGAAGAGTTGCTTGCTCTTGTACCTAATGAACTTTATATCCCCATGCAGGGCATGGTGCAAAGTTTGAATGTTTCTGTGGCTGCAGCCATAATCTTGTACGAGGCCTGGAGACAGAGACAGGCCAAGGGAATGTATGGCCAGCCGTCTTTTTCTGAAGAAGAACTTAAAGAGTTGTTTGAGCAATGGGCCATGAAGTGACGGAAGTTGGGAAAATGAGAAGTTAAGAAGATGGGGAAAAGATTGAAGGTAACAAGGGATGAATAAGGAAAATATTTATCTGATCGGGCCAAGGGCATGCGGGAAGACCACATTAGGCCAAGCCCTGGCTCATCGGCTTGATTTACCTTTTGTGGATACTGATATTTATATTCAAGATAAGATGGGCCAAAATATTTCGGAGATAGTGGCTGAGAAGGGATGGGACTATTTTCGAGATATAGAGGAACGATCGTTTAAGGAGATAAGTAGTCGTGGACCGCAGGTGGTTTCTACTGGCGGAGGGATAGTCTTACGCCCGGCCAACAGGGAGATTTTAAAGAGTTCCAGGTATGTATTTTATTTACATGGTCAGGTGGAGCTTCTGGCGCAAAGACTGAGAAAGGATAATGATAGCAATTTGCGCCCGGCTTTAACTGACCTCTCTCTGGAACAGGAGATAGAGGAAGTTTTAAGAGAAAGAGAGCCGCTTTATCGGCAATGTGCCAAGCTGGTTCTAGATGCCAGCCTGAATATTTCTGAACTTGTGGAGACGTGTGTAAAACAACTAAAAGGCTAAGAGGCGAAAATGGGTGATACGTTCGGTCGCTTTTTTACTTTGACTACGTTTGGGGAATCTCATGGTCCGGGCCTGGGTGGAGTAGTCCAGGGTTGTCCTGCAGGGATCCCTTTGTCTGAGGAAATAATTCAAAAGGAGCTGGATAAAAGAAAGCCCGGTCAGGGGATTTCTTCTACGACCAGAAAAGAAAAGGATCGGGTCAGGCTGCTCTCTGGTGTTTTTGAAGGGAAAACCACGGGGACGGCCATTGGTTTTTATATTGCTAACGAAGACCAAAGGTCCAGGGACTACAGCAAGATAAAAGATGTATTCAGGCCAGGCCATGGCGATTATACTTATACGCAAAAATTTGGAATCAGAGATTATCGGGGTGGAGGCAGGTCTTCAGGACGAGAGACAGTATCCCGAGTGGTAGGCGGAGCTATTGCTCAGGAAGTATTGCGTACCAGGGGAATCCATGTTTTTGCCTATACTGTAGAATTGGGAGGTATTTCTGTAGAGATAAAAGATATCCGGGCTGCAGAGACTTTACCATTTTTTAGTGCTGACAAAAACGTGGTCCCCAGGTGGGAGCAAAGGGTCAAGGAAGTTCGTGCAGACGGTGATACATTGGGCGGAATTGTAGAGATAATGGCCACGGGGGTCCCAGTGGGGTTGGGCGAGCCTGTGTTTGATAAATTGGATGCACGGCTGGCCTACGCTTTGATGAGTGTTGGGGCTGTAAAAGGGGTTGAGATCGGACAAGGGTTTCAGGCCCCAAGACTTCTGGGCAGTGAAAATAATGACCCTATTACCCCTGATGGTTTCGCAAGCAATAACAGCGGGGGGATATTGGCGGGCATTTCTTCTGGCCAGCCCATTATTTGCCGGGCAGCAGTAAAACCTATTCCTTCTATTGCCAAGCCACAGCAAACCATCAATAAGGATAATCAGCCTGTAGAGATCAATATTGGAGGTCGTCACGATATTTGCGCCATTCCCCGTATTGTTCCGGTACTTAAAGCTATGGTTCTCATGACTCTGGCTGACATGCTTCTTTTACATGAAGCAAGGCGTAGGTGGGTGAGTGGATAGTTAGCGTGTGGCTAAGTATTCTATGTCATTAACACAAGGCGTGCGGGAGATAACAAATTTTAGCGAACGCAGCAGACGAATAGCAGCGAGAGAATAATTTTTAAGTCAATGGAAAAGTTTATTGGGGCAAGATGATTTTTTTGTTTAAGAAGATAGTTTCCCGTCTGTTATTTCCCCTTCCTTTATGTGTGGAAATTTTGGGCCTGGGCCTATTGTGCCTGCTATTCAATAAAAAGCGAGCCGGCAAGATATTTATTTTTGTGGGCTTAAGTTTACTTACGGCAATGAGTGTAGGACCTGTAGCTGACAAGCTTCTTAGCCCTTTGGAGCATAAATATCGTCCGTTACAGGAAGTTCCTGAGGGTGTGGAATTCATAGTTGTTCTGGGGGGAGGTCATGATTCTGACCCTGCTCTGCCGCCTAACTCTCAGATTGGCCGTTCAGCATTGGCCAGGGTGGTGGAAGCCCTGCGTTTAAAAAACAAACTCCCCAAGGCAAAAATTATATTCTCCGGAGGCAGGTTAAACGACCCCCAGTCCAATGCTTTGGTTATGGCCCGGGTGGCCAGGATCTTGGGTTTGAAAGAACAGGACATCATTTTAGAAATAGAGTCTAAAGACACCAAAGACGAGGCCAGGTTGTTAAAAAACATGCTTCAAAACAAATCATTTGTCCTGGTTACCTCTGCTTCACATATGCATCGGTCCATGCTTTTATTTCAGGCCCAGGGCCTAAACCCCATTCCTTCTCCAACAGATTATTTAGCCAAGGAGAAGAAAAGATATAACCTCTGGGACTATTTCCCCAGTAGTGATGGCCTGGAAAAGATGGAACGAGTTTTTTATGAGTATTTAGGTATGGCCTGGGCCAGACTTAGAGGACAGATCTGATATGCTTTTCTCTTCCGGGGTACAAACTCCAATCTGGCTGCCGCCCTTGGTGGCCTCAATCATATCCTTTTTTACCTCTATGGGGGGTGTCTCCGGTGCTTTCCTTCTTCTTCCCTTTCAGATGAGTTTTCTTGGCTTTACTTCGCCGGCAGTGAGCGCGACTAATCAGCTTTTTAACATTGTGGCCATACCTCCTGGGGTCTATCGCTACCTTCAAGAAGGGCGGATGGTTTGGCCCCTGGCCTGGGTGGTTGTGCTGGGAACCTTGCCCGGTGTGTTTATCGGAGCCATTGTCCGGGTAGTATATCTGCCAGATCCCAAAAGTTTTAAGTTTTTTGTCGGGCTGGTGCTTCTCTATATCGGGGTTAAGATGATTAAAGAGTTGCTCAGGACCGGGGACGGGATGAAAAAGAGCAGCGAACAAAAGTTTGAGCAGTTGGTTAGGGAATTCAGGCAGAAAAAAAGAAACCTGGGAAGGGACTTGCCCATTGTTAAAGTACAAAAATTTTCTTTGAATAAAATCTGCTATGAATTTTACGGACAAAAATTTGAGTTTTCAACTTTAGGCATTTTTAGTTTGAGTTTTGCTGTGGGTATTATCGGAGGAGTCTATGGTATTGGCGGTGGCTCTATAGTTGCCCCGTTTTTTGTTTCATTTTTTCGCCTACCTGTTTATACCATCGCCGGGGCATCCCTGATGGGTACTTTTGTCACCTCCATTGCAGGGGTGATTTTTTATCAGGCTATTGCCCCTTTTTATCCTCACCAAGCAGTTTCTCCAGACTGGCTTTTGGGGCTTTTGTTTGGCCTTGGTGGCATGGTTGGGATGTACTTGGGAGCTCGTTGCCAGAAGTATGTTCCAGCCAGTTGGATCAAAGCTATGCTCAGCGTAATAATTTTCTTTACAGCCCTGAAATATGTCTGGGGATTTTTGAGGACGCTGGGAACTTAAACTTTAAAATACGGTTATTTGCATACCCATAGGGATACTTTGTCTAGATTTTTAAATATGTAAGAGCTGGTTGAGCCCATAAATAGTTTAGACATGGTGTTTTGATGCCCTCCTGTTCTACCCATGGCAATAACCGCATAATTATTGTTCAGGGCATGTTTTAGGATTGTATGGCCGGTGTTTTTGCCCCGGACGACCTTTACTTCTATCATATCCTCGGGATAGTGGTTACTTACCAGTTGTTTTTTGGTTTTGTTGATAATTTCACTAACAGCGGTGGAAGAATTGTTTTGAACATGGAAAATTGTAATCTTATGCTCTGTATGTTTTTGCATGATAAAACCTACATGGTCGGCCACGCAAAGGCTTTCTGGAGTCCCATCAGTGCACAAGAGAATGTTTTGACGATTTTTTTCTGGTTTACGACAGATCCAGAGGGGGAAGTCAATTTTTTTATTAAGGACCTGCTTACTTACACTATCTTCAATCAATTCTTCCAGAAGAGATATGCCTCTGCGTCCCAATAAGAGTGCATCATAGAAACCACTTCGGGCATAATATACAATATCCTGCGCAGTCGATGTTTGTCTGAATTGAAGGTCTTCTTTTATTTGTTCTGCACAAAATCCATATTCCAGCAACATGTTTTGGGCCTTGTGCAAGGTTTCAAAACCATGACGTTTATAGGTTGCGGCCAAGTGTTTGGCTTCTGTTACATTTTGTCCTGCGCTTGAATCCAGCACAATATTTTTCCTGGGATTAGGGGCAATATACAATAGATCTATAAGCAAATCTTTTTTGTTTTTAAAAAAATAAGCTAGAAAACATATGGCATATTGAACAGTGTAATCTTTACTGACAGTTATGAGTAGGTGTTTCTTCATGAGCTTTTTAGGTACGGGCCTTTAATGTGGCGTTGTTTTCGGCCTTTATCTGTTTGACTAAACGAGTTTATTAATCATAGTGCCGCGGCCTTCGTAGGCTGCACGCAAAATCGATGTCTGAAATTCCTGGTCTTGATTAACCAGGCTGTTTTGATATTGATTAGAATCCATACGGTCCAGTGTTTTCTGGATCAGTTGTGCCCCAAATTGATTTTGTTTGAGGCTTTGAGTGAACATCTCCATGGAGAAACTGGTTTGTACGTCCATATTCTCCTCCCAACTCAGGCCGAAAACAACACCTATTCTATTAATCGGATGATTTCACTAAATCAGTAGGGGAAAAAATCAGTTCTTGTCAAACCAGGTCCTTTGCGTTTAATGGATTCCAGATCTCAATTGTCCAATCTTGAAACCCTCCAAATCTTCTAACCATCTAATAATATGCAACGATTTAAGCTTGTTAGTGAATTTAAACCACAGGGAGATCAGCCCAAGGCTATTGATACTCTGGTTAGAAATATTGAGCAAGGGATTTCAGACCAGATTCTTTTAGGTGTGACTGGCTCTGGAAAGACTTTTACCATGGCCAATGTAATTGCCAGGTGCAACAGGCCCGCCTTGATTATGGCCCCGAACAAGACCTTGGCTGCTCAATTATTTAATGAGTTCAAGGAACTTTTTCCGCATAATGCCGTGGAATATTTTGTCAGCTACTATGATTATTATCAGCCAGAAGCCTATTTGCCTCACACGGACGTTTATATTGAAAAGGATTCCTCTATTAACGAGGATATTGATAAACTTCGCCACTCGGCCACCCATGCCCTGCTTACCCGGCGAGATGTGATTATTGTTGCTTCGGTTTCCTGCATTTACGGGCTGGGATCACCAGAATATTATGCTCAGATGGTCATCCCCGTTGAAGAGGGACAAAAAATTGGCCTGGAAGAGCTCATGTCCAGATTGATTGAAGTGCATTATGAGCGTAATGACTATGATTTTCATCGGGGCACTTTTAGGGTCAGGGGAGATGTATTGGAGATCATTCCCGCGTACAGGCATGAACAGGCTCTGCGTATTGAGTTCTTTGGAGATGAAATTGATGGTATATACGAGACAGATCCTTTGACCGGCGAGATAAAGGGGCAGATAAAAAAGACAATGATTTTCCCGGCCAGTCATTATGTATCAGACCAGGCCAATCTCAAGCGAGCCATGACCGCCATAAGGGAGGAACTCAGGGAAAGACTTCTCTGGTTCAAGAAACAAAACAAATTAGTAGAAGCCCAGCGTTTGGAGCAAAGGACACAGCTTGATCTGGAAATGATTGAGGAGATGGGCTATTGTAATGGGATAGAAAATTATTCAAGGCATCTGGATGGCCGAAAACCCGGTCAGCCTCCAGCCTGTTTGCTGGATTATTTTCCAAAGGATTTCCTTTTGTTTGTTGACGAATCGCATATCACCATCCCTCAGATAGGGGGGATGTATAGTGGGGATCGCTCCAGAAAGAAAACTTTAGTTGAATTTGGTTTTCGCTTGCCTTCAGCTTTGGATAACAGACCCTTAAACTTTGACGAATTTTTAGCCAGAATAGGCCAGACCGTTTATGTCTCAGCTACGCCTGGAGACTGGGAGTTGGAGAGGTGTGCAGGGGTTGTGGTCGAGCAGATTATTCGACCCACAGGATTGGTGGACCCGGAAGTGGAGGTTAGACCTACAAAAGGACAGATGGATGACCTGATGCATGAGTGTTTGATGCGAGCACAAAGAGATGAACGTGTGCTGGTGACTACACTGACAAAAAGGATGGCCGAAGACCTGACCGAATATTTGCAGGAAAGGGGTATCAAAAGCAAATACATGCACTCTGATATTGATACTCTGGAAAGGGTGGCCATTATCCAAGCCTTAAGACAGGGGGAATTTACGGTATTAGTGGGTATAAATCTTTTGCGTGAAGGTTTGGATTTGCCAGAGGTGTCACTGGTGGCTATTCTAGATGCAGATAAAGAGGGATTTTTACGCTCTTACCGTTCCCTTATCCAGACTTTTGGCAGGGCAGCAAGAAATATTTCAGGAAAAGTTATCATGTATGCTGACACCATTACCCGATCTATGCAAAAGGCTATGGAGGAGACAGAGCGGAGGCGTAATAAACAGATAGAATTTAATAAAGAGCACAATATTATTCCGCAGACCATTAGCAAGAAGAAAAGCAATGTCCTTTATGATTTTTATCATCAGGGTACGGATGTTTCTCAGGCTAGTGTAGCTGAAAATCTAACAGGGTATAATCTGACTCCGGAAGAAATAGAAAGGCGGATTAAAAATCTGGAAAAGCAGATGCGTCAACTTGCCAAAAATCTGGAATTCGAACAGGCTGCAAAGGTGAGGGATGAAATTTTTAGATTGAGGCAGATGTTGTTGGAGCTGTAAAATCGATTTATCAGTTAGGGACAAAAGACCAGGGGGCAAGAAGTTTGTATTTGGTTGGCTGTTCAAACATTAAACCATTTAATAAACTGCTCAACTATCAACAAGGATAGAGATTGAAAAAAATTGGTTTACTTGGCGGAAGTTTCAACCCAGTGCACATTGGGCATTTGCGTCTGGCTCTGGAAGTGGGAGAAAAAATGCATCTGGATGAGGTCCATCTGGTCCCGGCGTATATTCCTCCCCATAAACAGACGAAAAATGTTCTGCCTTTTGAGTGGCGGGTAAAGATGCTCGAACAGTCTATTTTGGGCGTGGACGGGCTAAAGTTAAACCTGATGGAAAAGGAAAGGCCGGAAGCATCCTATACTTATGTTACGTTAGAGAGCTTCTTGCGCCGTGAACCTGAAACTGAGCTTTTTTTTATCCTGGGCAGTCTTGATTTATTGACAGTCCCTCAATGGTTTAAAGGAAGAGAACTTCCCTATCTGGCCAATTTTGTTGTTGTCGACAGGCATGGTCAGACTGAAGATGAGATACATGAGTTTGTGACCAGCTTTTGGCCGGTGGACAAAATCATTTCTGGAGGATGGAGTTTACACCGGGGGAAGAAAATATATTTTCTCTCTCTACCCCGCTTAGATATAAGTTCATCCCTGGTTCGCCGCAAATGGTTGCATGGTGAAAACATCACCTTTCTCGTACCCGGGCCAGTGGAAAAGTTTTTGGATGAGAACAGGGAAGACGTTGTTTTCTATTGGAAAGGTTGAGAGGTTAAAAGATTAAGAGGTAAAGATGTTAGGAGAAAATTAAGGACTTTCTATTAACATTTACATTTTAGCCTGTTAAAGCCTGTGAGCAAATCTTTTTATCAACTTAATTCCCATGCTTTATTCCAGTCTTGGTTCCTTTCATGCTGGTACAAAAACTTGGACCCATCTAAAACTTGCTTGCGGACAGAGCATAATGGGATATTTTAGGTAAACAAATATTCTTTTTATTATCGATAGTTATGGTTAATATCGCAAAGTATTTAGTCCAATCATCCCGATGCTCTGCTTTTCCGCAAGCTTTGTCAAGATGGGTTACCCAAGCCGTTTGTAATGCATTTCAGAAACCAAGACTTTCAATCAGCGGTGAAAATAGGGTTTGGCTACAGGCCTTCTAACCTTTTTTCCCTCTAATCATACTTGACTGCGCTAATGCGCATGAGTTTTTCCCATTTATGAAAGGCCTGGATACGTCTAACTGTGCCGGTTTTACCGCGAATCACCAGGGAATGGGTCACAGCGCCATCTCCGGTATAGCGCACGCCCTTTAAGAAAGTTCCCCCGGATATGCCTGTTGCCGCAAAGAAGACATCTTCACTTTTGATCAGGGAATCAACAGTGAAGATCTGATTCAGATCATATCCAAGCTCTGCCAGAGCCTTTTTTTCGTGCTCTTTTTGAGGGTCAAGCTTGGCCAGAATCTGTCCTCCCAGGGCCTTAATAGCACAAGCAGCCAGCACGCCTTCTGGGGTACCACCCGTACCCATCATTATGTCGACTTCAGCCAAGGGGTCTACTGCCATGAGTGCACCAGCCACATCGCCATCTGTGTGCAGTTGGATTCTTGCTCCGGCCTGGCGGATTTCCTGGATCAGGTTTTTGTGCCTGGGTTTATCCAGGACAAAGACTACCAGGTCATCTACGTCTTTGCCCAGGGCCTTGGCTGTATTTTTCAGGTTTTCTTCAACCGGGGCATTGATATCGACCACATCTTTTGCCTCGTGGGGGACGACTAATTTTTTCATGTAATAACTTGGACCCGGATCATACATGGTCCCTTCAGGTGCTACTCCCACTACTGAAATGGCATTAGGCCGCCCAAAGGCCAGGAGATTGGTTCCTTCTACAGGGTCAACTGCCACATCAACCCTTGGTCCCATGCCTGTGCCCAAAGTTTCCCCGTTGTAAAGCATCGGGGCCTCGTCCTTTTCTCCTTCACCAATTATAACTTTGCCTGCGATGTCTATACTATCAAAGGACAGGCGCATGGCATCCACAGCAGCCTGATCTCCGGCATTCTTATCTCCTTTACCCAGCCATCGGGCTGAAGCCAGGGCTGCTGATTCTGTAACTCGCACCAGATCAAGGGCTAAATTTTTTTGCGGGGCTTCCATTTCTGCCTCTCGGATTGAATTATAAAGTGGTTTGTAAATTAATTCTAGCAGTTAATATTTAATTTAACCATTCAATCATTCAATTTAATCAACAAGCTTACTTTTCACAAATTCAACAATGTTTTCAGGAGTGAAACCATATTTTTGGGCCAGTTCTTTGGCCGGGGCAGAAGCTCCAAAATGGTCGAGGCCAAAGACTGCTCCAGCTAAACCAACGTATTTGTACCAGATATCTGCGCGTCCGGCCTCAATGGCAAATCTTTGCCGGACATTATCCGGAAGAAGAGTTTGTTTATACTCTTCGTCTTGCTCGTCAAACAGCTCCATGCACGGGACACTGATAACCCGAACTTTTTTGGGCTTCAATAGCTGCGCTACTGACATGGCCAGGTGGACTTCTGAACCGCTGGCCATGAGGATAATTTCCGGGTCGTGATCAGGTGGGTCGAGTAATATATAGGCTCCTCTTTTTACCCCATCTTCTATCTGTGGATACTGCTTTAGATCCAGTATGGGTAAACCCTGACGTGTAAACAAAAGAACACTCGGGCGATTATCCTGTTTTAATGCCAGAGAAAAACAGAATTTACTTTCGTTAGCATCAGCAGGTCTGAAAACCAGGAGATTAGGGATAAGACGCAATGAGCTGATATGTTCTACTGGCTGGTGAGTAGGGCCATCCTCGCCCACATAAAAGGAGTCGTGAGTAAAGATATGCAGGACAGGCAGTTTTTGCAGAGCGGACATGCGAATGGCACTGCGTTCATAGTCAGAAAAGACCAGAAAGGTGGCCCCCAGGGGAATTATTCCGCCATGCAAAGCCAGGCCGTTTAAAATTGCGCCCATGGGAAACTCTCTGACTCCAAATGCTAGATATCTTCCCTGTGGGTTAGTATTACTATTAAAAATGCCTGCTGTTTCCCTGAAATGAACAGTCTGGTTTGATGGATCAAGATCGGCTGAACCGCCCATTAGATTAGGTATTTGGTCTATGAGCTTGTTAAGGCATTGACCAAATGCCTTGCGTGTGGCCAGAGGTTTGTCCGGATCAAATTCGGGCCAGGAGAAGTTTCTCTCATTAGCCGGAGTGTGGATAAATTCCCAGAAGTTGGCTAGCTCGCGGTTTTTGTTCAAGTTGTTTTTTAAAGTTTCTTCCCATTCTTTTGCCTGTTCGCGCAAGCTGGGAAAGCGGCTCCGGAAATGGTCTGTAATTTCATCTGGCAGGTAAAATTCTTTATCCACGGGCAGGCCGAGTTTCTCTTTGGTTGCCTTGATCTCTTCTGGGGAGAACGGAGAGCCATGAGTGGCCTCACTGCCTTCTAAAGTGGCACTGCCTTTGGCCATTGTAGTATGGCCTATAATCAGGGTAGGTCTGTTTTTTTCTTCTCTGGCTTGCCTGATCGCCGTACGAATTTGTTCGTGATCGTGTCCGTCAATTTCAATTACCTGCCAGCAAAAACCTTCAAAAATCTTTTTGTAGTTGGAACCGTCGCATCTGGAAGTTGGGCCGGCGAGCTGTATTTTGTTACTGTCATAAAAAACAATCAGTTTGTTTAGTGCCCAAAGTCCTGCCAGAGCAGCACTGCCAAGGGCAATGGGTTCTTGCAGGTCTCCATCTGATGCAAGAACATAGGTGAAGTGATCACAGGTATCTGAGCCAAGTTTGGCCCGCAAAAAGGATTCGGCAACAGCCATGCCTACGG is a window from the Desulfovulcanus ferrireducens genome containing:
- the aroL gene encoding shikimate kinase AroL; its protein translation is MNKENIYLIGPRACGKTTLGQALAHRLDLPFVDTDIYIQDKMGQNISEIVAEKGWDYFRDIEERSFKEISSRGPQVVSTGGGIVLRPANREILKSSRYVFYLHGQVELLAQRLRKDNDSNLRPALTDLSLEQEIEEVLREREPLYRQCAKLVLDASLNISELVETCVKQLKG
- a CDS encoding universal stress protein → MKKHLLITVSKDYTVQYAICFLAYFFKNKKDLLIDLLYIAPNPRKNIVLDSSAGQNVTEAKHLAATYKRHGFETLHKAQNMLLEYGFCAEQIKEDLQFRQTSTAQDIVYYARSGFYDALLLGRRGISLLEELIEDSVSKQVLNKKIDFPLWICRKPEKNRQNILLCTDGTPESLCVADHVGFIMQKHTEHKITIFHVQNNSSTAVSEIINKTKKQLVSNHYPEDMIEVKVVRGKNTGHTILKHALNNNYAVIAMGRTGGHQNTMSKLFMGSTSSYIFKNLDKVSLWVCK
- the elyC gene encoding envelope biogenesis factor ElyC, with product MFKKIVSRLLFPLPLCVEILGLGLLCLLFNKKRAGKIFIFVGLSLLTAMSVGPVADKLLSPLEHKYRPLQEVPEGVEFIVVLGGGHDSDPALPPNSQIGRSALARVVEALRLKNKLPKAKIIFSGGRLNDPQSNALVMARVARILGLKEQDIILEIESKDTKDEARLLKNMLQNKSFVLVTSASHMHRSMLLFQAQGLNPIPSPTDYLAKEKKRYNLWDYFPSSDGLEKMERVFYEYLGMAWARLRGQI
- a CDS encoding TrmH family RNA methyltransferase, which gives rise to MHKVCLTNPETRIQKPRTEKRLNRISQVLARRQKDLTLIINNVHDPHNVSAILRSCDAFGVQKVHLYYSQEAFPCLGKKSSASAKKWVDCIRHRQAEKMVTELKEQGFKLVGTGFSERAVPLTEWDFTKPTAVILGNEHRGMDEELLALVPNELYIPMQGMVQSLNVSVAAAIILYEAWRQRQAKGMYGQPSFSEEELKELFEQWAMK
- the aroC gene encoding chorismate synthase, with the translated sequence MGDTFGRFFTLTTFGESHGPGLGGVVQGCPAGIPLSEEIIQKELDKRKPGQGISSTTRKEKDRVRLLSGVFEGKTTGTAIGFYIANEDQRSRDYSKIKDVFRPGHGDYTYTQKFGIRDYRGGGRSSGRETVSRVVGGAIAQEVLRTRGIHVFAYTVELGGISVEIKDIRAAETLPFFSADKNVVPRWEQRVKEVRADGDTLGGIVEIMATGVPVGLGEPVFDKLDARLAYALMSVGAVKGVEIGQGFQAPRLLGSENNDPITPDGFASNNSGGILAGISSGQPIICRAAVKPIPSIAKPQQTINKDNQPVEINIGGRHDICAIPRIVPVLKAMVLMTLADMLLLHEARRRWVSG
- a CDS encoding TlyA family RNA methyltransferase, coding for MKKKIRADILLYEQGLAESREKAKRLIMAGQVFMEKDGRQVLVAKPGQSVDPGVRLRLKEQDRFVSRGGYKLLTAIEHFKVEVDGKICLDVGASTGGFTDCLLQMGAQKVYALDVGHGQLHWKLRQDPRVINLEKINIRYAPADLLPEPVHLIVLDCSFISLRLTLPASLKFLAPGGEVIALVKPQFEVGRGQTVKGVVKSQEKINEVLNGLVHFAQNELGLEFLGSVPAMIKGPKGNQEYLVYFKAKV
- a CDS encoding sulfite exporter TauE/SafE family protein yields the protein MLFSSGVQTPIWLPPLVASIISFFTSMGGVSGAFLLLPFQMSFLGFTSPAVSATNQLFNIVAIPPGVYRYLQEGRMVWPLAWVVVLGTLPGVFIGAIVRVVYLPDPKSFKFFVGLVLLYIGVKMIKELLRTGDGMKKSSEQKFEQLVREFRQKKRNLGRDLPIVKVQKFSLNKICYEFYGQKFEFSTLGIFSLSFAVGIIGGVYGIGGGSIVAPFFVSFFRLPVYTIAGASLMGTFVTSIAGVIFYQAIAPFYPHQAVSPDWLLGLLFGLGGMVGMYLGARCQKYVPASWIKAMLSVIIFFTALKYVWGFLRTLGT
- the uvrB gene encoding excinuclease ABC subunit UvrB; amino-acid sequence: MQRFKLVSEFKPQGDQPKAIDTLVRNIEQGISDQILLGVTGSGKTFTMANVIARCNRPALIMAPNKTLAAQLFNEFKELFPHNAVEYFVSYYDYYQPEAYLPHTDVYIEKDSSINEDIDKLRHSATHALLTRRDVIIVASVSCIYGLGSPEYYAQMVIPVEEGQKIGLEELMSRLIEVHYERNDYDFHRGTFRVRGDVLEIIPAYRHEQALRIEFFGDEIDGIYETDPLTGEIKGQIKKTMIFPASHYVSDQANLKRAMTAIREELRERLLWFKKQNKLVEAQRLEQRTQLDLEMIEEMGYCNGIENYSRHLDGRKPGQPPACLLDYFPKDFLLFVDESHITIPQIGGMYSGDRSRKKTLVEFGFRLPSALDNRPLNFDEFLARIGQTVYVSATPGDWELERCAGVVVEQIIRPTGLVDPEVEVRPTKGQMDDLMHECLMRAQRDERVLVTTLTKRMAEDLTEYLQERGIKSKYMHSDIDTLERVAIIQALRQGEFTVLVGINLLREGLDLPEVSLVAILDADKEGFLRSYRSLIQTFGRAARNISGKVIMYADTITRSMQKAMEETERRRNKQIEFNKEHNIIPQTISKKKSNVLYDFYHQGTDVSQASVAENLTGYNLTPEEIERRIKNLEKQMRQLAKNLEFEQAAKVRDEIFRLRQMLLEL